From the genome of Argentina anserina chromosome 4, drPotAnse1.1, whole genome shotgun sequence, one region includes:
- the LOC126790799 gene encoding sulfate transporter 3.1-like: MGNRDYDHDQYSLPRVEIPPPKPLLTAVKLSLKETLFHDDPLRRFKNQPASKKAILGLQYVFSILEWAPRYKLDYLRSDIIAGVTISTLAVPQGISYARLANLPPIVGIYMSFVPPLVYAVLGTSRHVAIGPVAVSLVVLANIVSEEVNPTENPKLYLQMALTSTFFAGLFQACLGFLRLGFVVDFLSHATIMGFMGGSAISVISQQLKPLLGITHVTGGSDPVSIFISIFTHFHEWKWEPAVIGCGFLFYLFLSRNLSMKIPSLFWISALSPLFCVIVGSLLVFLTPVEKHNIQAIGHLPKGLNPVTISDLSTVFKSRHLVASIKAGLISGIIGIAEGISGGRSFATLEHYHVDGSKEMIAFGMMNIIGSCTGCPLASVIFSRTAVNYNAGAKTQVSPIVMAIIMLLTLLFLTPVFQYTPVVVLCSIIIVAMYSVVDIPGAINLWKIDKIDFMVCMGACLGVGFGTVQIGLSIAVVISLLRVILFITRPRTLNLGKIPNTSVYRSIDQYSNATLVPGILILQIDSPIYFANAHYLRERISRWIYEEEDRIKAYGETSLQYVILDISNVGGIDTSGISMLEEVKKKLDRNSMKLVLANPRSEVIKKLDLSKFIDKIGQDWIFVTVADAVKACKLRSSDPSPAEDSEC; this comes from the exons ATGGGAAACAGAGATTATGATCATGATCAGTACAGTCTTCCGCGAGTTGAGATTCCACCACCAAAGCCACTTTTGACGGCTGTGAAGTTGTCACTGAAAGAGACTCTCTTTCACGACGACCCTTTACGAAGATTTAAGAATCAACCCGCATCCAAAAAAGCAATTCTAGGTTTGCAATACGTCTTTTCGATCCTCGAGTGGGCTCCTCGTTACAAGTTAGACTATCTCAGGTCTGATATTATCGCCGGAGTCACCATTTCTACCCTGGCAGTTCCTCAGGGGATAAGCTATGCGAGGTTGGCAAACCTGCCCCCAATCGTTGGTATAT ATATGAGTTTTGTACCTCCACTTGTGTACGCAGTTCTTGGAACCTCAAGGCATGTTGCAATCGGACCAGTGGCTGTTTCATTGGTTGTGTTAGCTAATATCGTGTCGGAGGAAGTTAACCCTACtgaaaaccctaaactctatcTCCAGATGGCTCTCACCTCTACCTTTTTTGCTGGACTCTTTCAGGCTTGCCTTGGCTTCTTAAG ACTTGGTTTTGTCGTGGACTTTCTTTCTCATGCAACAATAATGGGTTTCATGGGTGGATCAGCCATTAGTGTGATTTCTCAACAGCTTAAACCGCTGTTAGGGATAACGCATGTCACTGGAGGATCGGATCCTGTCTCTATCTTCATATCCATCTTTACTCATTTCCATGAG TGGAAATGGGAACCCGCTGTGATCGGATGTGGTTTCCTCTTTTATCTCTTCCTTTCCAGAAACCTT AGCATGAAAATACCATCTCTCTTTTGGATAAGTGCACTGTCACCATTGTTCTGCGTGATCGTGGGGAGCCTTCTGGTTTTCCTAACCCCAGTTGAAAAACATAACATTCAAGCG ATCGGACACCTTCCCAAAGGATTGAACCCTGTAACCATATCTGACTTGAGCACAGTTTTTAAGTCACGCCATCTTGTTGCCTCTATAAAAGCTGGATTAATTTCTGGCATTATTGGCATTGCT GAAGGAATATCTGGTGGAAGAAGCTTTGCCACACTCGAGCACTATCACGTTGACGGAAGCAAAGAAATGATTGCTTTTGGAATGATGAACATAATAGGCTCCTGCACTGGTTGCCCCTTGGCATCAG TAATATTTTCAAGAACTGCGGTAAACTACAATGCCGGAGCCAAGACTCAAGTCTCACCCATAGTCATGGCGATTATAATGTTGTTGACACTGTTATTTTTGACACCAGTGTTCCAATACACACCAGTCGTTGTCCTCTGCTCCATTATAATAGTGGCAATGTATAGCGTGGTGGACATCCCAGGTGCCATCAATCTCTGGAAGATAGATAAGATCGACTTCATGGTATGCATGGGTGCATGTCTGGGTGTTGGTTTTGGAACTGTCCAGATTGGTCTATCCATTGCGGTTGTAATTTCTTTGCTACGAGTAATTCTTTTCATAACAAGACCCAGGACTCTCAATCTAGGCAAAATTCCAAACACGTCGGTTTATAGAAGCATTGACCAATATTCAAACGCAACACTTGTTCCAGGGATTCTCATTCTTCAGATCGATTCACCCATATACTTTGCAAATGCTCACTATTTGAGGGAAAG GATCTCAAGATGGATATATGAAGAGGAAGATAGGATAAAGGCTTATGGAGAAACAAGCCTGCAATACGTTATACTAGACATTAGTA ATGTTGGAGGAATTGATACGAGTGGGATCAGCATGCTAGaagaagttaaaaaaaaattagacagAAATAGTATGAAG CTTGTACTGGCAAACCCAAGAAGCGAAGTGATTAAGAAGCTGGATTTGTCAAAGTTCATTGATAAAATAGGTCAGGATTGGATATTTGTTACAGTGGCCGACGCTGTAAAAGCATGTAAGCTGCGTAGTAGCGACCCCAGTCCAGCAGAAGACTCAGAGTGCTAG
- the LOC126790262 gene encoding sulfate transporter 3.1-like: protein MGTAEHDHDQYNPQRVEIPPPKPLLTAVKSSMKETFFPDDPFRPFKNQPAAKKVVMGLQYFFTILEWAPRYKLSYLKSDLIAGITISSLAVPQGISYASLGGVPPIVGIYGSFVPPLVYAILGSSRDIAIGPVAVASLLLASILSEEVSPTQDPNLYFQMALTACLFSGILQAGLGFLRLGFVVDLLSHATILGFMGGAATTVILQQLKGLLGIKHFTQETDVVSVLTSVIKHYDEWQWEPAVMGFGFLLVLFLCKFISKKRQSLFWVSALAPLVCVIMGSLLVYLTHAEHHNIKVIGTLKKGINPVTVSDMGKIFKSSHLAVSIKAGLISGIIGLAEGVAVGRSFATVKNYHIDGNKEMIAFGLMNIIGSCVSCFLSAGPFSRSAVNFNAGCKTQVSNIVMAVMMLMTLLFLTPLFEYTPLVVLSSIIVMAMFGIMDIPAVIHLWKIDKIDCMICLGAYLGVTFGSVEIGLSIAVIISLLRLILFIARPRTLNLGNIPNTSVYRSVDQYPAANNIPGVLILQIDSPIYFANSNYLRERISRWIYEEEDRIRASGDISLQYLILDISTVGGIDTSGISMLEEVKRNLDRKNLKLVLANPRSEVIKKLDNSKFIETIGLEWMFVTVEDAVQACKFQLQSIKPSPLEERTKTPEDNV from the exons ATGGGAACGGCAGAGCACGATCATGATCAGTACAATCCTCAAAGAGTTGAGATTCCACCACCGAAGCCCCTCCTAACGGCTGTGAAGTCGTCGATGAAAGAGACTTTCTTTCCTGACGACCCTTTCAggccattcaagaatcaaccCGCAGCTAAAAAAGTAGTTATGGGCTTGCAATACTTCTTTACAATCCTCGAGTGGGCTCCTCGCTACAAGTTAAGCTATCTCAAGTCTGATCTCATCGCCGGAATCACCATTTCCAGTCTGGCAGTTCCACAAGGGATCAGTTATGCGAGCTTGGGAGGGGTGCCGCCAATCGTTGGCATAT ATGGGAGCTTTGTACCTCCGCTTGTGTACGCGATTCTCGGAAGCTCAAGGGATATTGCAATCGGACCTGTGGCTGTTGCATCACTTTTGTTAGCTAGTATATTGTCGGAGGAAGTTAGCCCTACTCAAGACCCAAATCTCTATTTTCAGATGGCTCTCACGGCCTGCTTATTTTCTGGAATTCTTCAGGCTGGACTTGGCTTCTTAAG GCTTGGTTTTGTGGTGGACCTTCTTTCTCATGCGACAATATTGGGTTTCATGGGTGGAGCAGCTACTACTGTGATTCTTCAGCAGCTTAAAGGGTTGTTGGGGATAAAACACTTCACTCAAGAAACAGATGTTGTCTCTGTCCTCACATCAGTCATTAAGCACTACGACGAG TGGCAGTGGGAACCTGCTGTGATGGGATTTGGTTTCCTTCTCGTTCTCTTCCTTTGTAAATTCATT AGCAAGAAAAGACAATCTTTGTTTTGGGTAAGTGCACTGGCGCCGTTAGTATGCGTGATCATGGGGAGCCTTCTGGTTTATCTAACCCACGCAGAACATCACAACATTAAAGTG ATTGGGACTCTTAAAAAGGGAATAAACCCTGTGACTGTGTCTGACATGGGTAAAATTTTCAAGTCGAGTCATCTTGCCGTCTCCATTAAAGCAGGCTTGATCTCCGGCATTATTGGTCTTGCT GAAGGAGTAGCAGTTGGGAGAAGTTTTGCCACAGTTAAGAACTATCACATTGatggaaacaaagaaatgatCGCTTTCGGATTGATGAACATTATAGGCTCTTGCGTTTCTTGCTTCTTGTCAGCAG GACCATTTTCGAGAAGTGCGGTAAACTTCAACGCCGGATGCAAAACTCAAGTCTCTAATATAGTTATGGCGGTTATGATGTTGATGACACTGCTATTTTTAACGCCATTGTTCGAGTACACACCATTAGTGGTTCTTTCGTCCATTATAGTAATGGCCATGTTCGGCATCATGGACATCCCAGCCGTCATCCACCTTTGGAAGATTGATAAGATTGACTGTATGATATGTTTGGGTGCATATTTGGGTGTTACTTTTGGCAGTGTCGAGATTGGCTTATCTATTGCGGTTATAATTTCTTTGCTAAGACTGATCCTATTCATAGCGAGACCAAGGACCCTCAATTTAGGCAACATTCCAAACACGTCAGTGTATAGAAGTGTTGATCAATACCCAGCTGCAAACAATATTCCAGGAGTTCTCATTCTTCAAATTGATTCGCCCATATACTTTGCCAATTCTAACTACTTGAGGGAAAG GATCTCAAGGTGGATATATGAAGAGGAAGACAGGATAAGAGCTTCTGGAGATATAAGTTTACAATATCTAATCCTAGACATTAGCA CTGTCGGAGGCATCGATACTAGTGGGATCAGCATGCTAGAAGAGGTCAAGAGAAATTTGGATAGAAAGAATCTCAAG CTTGTATTAGCAAATCCGAGAAGTGAAGTGATTAAGAAGCTGGATAACTCGAAGTTCATTGAAACAATTGGCCTGGAATGGATGTTTGTTACAGTGGAAGATGCTGTACAAGCATGTAAGTTCCAACTGCAAAGCATCAAACCTAGTCCATTAGAAGAAAGGACGAAGACACCGGAGGACAATGTCTAA
- the LOC126790281 gene encoding protein IQ-DOMAIN 19, whose amino-acid sequence MGKTGKWLRSFLTGKKDKDHKDKEKCPTAAAAATTTPSNQNCSPAPTFEQNPSTPNSTPKEKKRWSFRRSSATSPASKDSSTVEAPTTPPPVHTTLDLSDKYDEQKKHALAVAAATAAVADATAAAAQAAAAVMRLTAAANEKSAAIEEAAAIKIQSVFRSYLARKALCALKGLVKLQALVRGHLVRKQAKATLRCMQALVTAQARARAQRIRMVEDGNTLNSRPSTGRRSLQDNRLRHSYNEFDKGMEENIKIVEMDLGDAKGNVKSRNSYSNHTQADRSESRFSTQSAPNHQPYIKPDNYSNVSPAPSTLTQDMMSPGACSGHLEDFSFGTAQSSPQCYSAMSKPDPSRVPFAFPRPDYAEHYSYDYPLYPNYMANTQSSKAKARSQSAPKQRHPDAFERQPSRSRRTSVEGRNHIPRAVKMQRSSSHVGSTAQNYQYPWYNIKLDRSSVSLMESECGSSSTVLTTNTNYCKSLVAFDGHGSRY is encoded by the exons ATGGGGAAGACAGGTAAATGGCTTAGAAGCTTCTTGACAGGAAAGAAAGACAAAGATCACAAGGACAAGGAAAAATGTCccactgctgctgctgctgctactACCACTCCCTCTAATCAGAATTGCTCACCTGCTCCAACTTTTGAGCAGAATCCCAGTACTCCAAATTCAACAccgaaagagaagaagaggtgGAGTTTCAGAAGGTCATCTGCCACATCCCCAGCTTCAAAGGATTCAAGTACTGTGGAAGCACCAACCACACCACCACCTGTGCACACCACATTGGATTTATCTGATAAATATGATGAGCAGAAAAAACATGCCTTGGCAGTGGCGGCAGCCACAGCTGCAGTTGCTGATGCAACCGCAGCTGCTGCACAAGCTGCAGCTGCTGTCATGCGGCTGACAGCAGCTGCCAATGAAAAATCTGCTGCCATTGAAGAGGCGGCCGCCATCAAAATTCAATCTGTCTTCCGCTCTTATCTG GCAAGAAAAGCATTGTGCGCATTGAAAGGACTAGTAAAGTTGCAGGCATTGGTAAGGGGTCACCTGGTGAGAAAACAGGCCAAAGCGACACTGCGGTGCATGCAGGCATTGGTGACGGCACAGGCTCGAGCTCGAGCTCAGAGGATTCGAATGGTGGAagatggaaacactcttaattCTAGGCCATCCACCGGCAGAAGGTCTTTACAGGACAATCGGCTCAGGCATTCATATAAT GAATTTGATAAAGGCATGGAAGAGAACATTAAGATTGTGGAGATGGATCTTGGGGATGCAAAAGGAAATGTGAAGAGCAGAAACAGCTACTCGAATCACACACAAGCAGATCGATCAGAATCTAGATTTTCTACTCAGTCTGCACCAAATCACCAACCATACATAAAGCCAGACAACTACAGCAATGTCTCACCAGCTCCATCAACTCTAACTCAGGACATGATGAGTCCTGGAGCCTGCAGTGGCCATCTTGAGGACTTTTCCTTCGGAACAGCTCAAAGCAGCCCCCAGTGCTACTCTGCAATGTCCAAACCAGATCCATCGAGAGTTCCTTTTGCTTTTCCTAGGCCAGATTATGCCGAACATTATTCCTACGACTATCCACTATACCCAAACTACATGGCCAATACACAATCTTCAAAGGCCAAAGCTAGATCACAGAGTGCACCAAAGCAAAGACATCCAGATGCATTTGAGAGGCAACCAAGCCGATCACGAAGGACATCAGTGGAAGGAAGGAATCATATTCCAAGAGCTGTGAAGATGCAGAGGTCATCTTCACATGTAGGTTCCACTGCTCAAAATTACCAGTACCCTTGGTATAATATCAAGCTGGATAGATCCTCAGTTTCACTAATGGAAAGTGAGTGTGGCTCAAGCAGTACTGTGCTCACCACAAATACCAACTACTGCAAATCTCTTGTTGCTTTTGAT GGACATGGAAGTAGGTACTAA